In one window of Bacteroidota bacterium DNA:
- a CDS encoding uroporphyrinogen decarboxylase family protein, whose product MNSKERVIQSLNHKQSDKVAVDFGSTPVSGIHVKIVEQLRNHFGLEKRPVKVVEPYQMLGEVDNELREAMGVDVIGLDPRNTIFGFENKNWKEIETFWGQNLLVSDDFKTIKDDNGDLLIYPKGDTSAQPSGKMPKSGYFFDTIVRQHPIDEDKLDVEDNLEEFDYLSDDDLAYWKKMIDKNKDSDKAIIANMGGTALGDIALVPAPFLTDPKGIRDITEWYMSTVMRTDYLHGIFEKQTEIAIKNMEKFYGVVGNNIDALFICGTDFGTQDSSFCAPEQYDELWHPYYKRINDWIHQNTTWKSFKHSCGAVENFMPHFIESGFDIINPVQISAAGMEPNHLKKEYGKDLVFWGGGVDTQNVLPFGTPNEVEQQVVKQCEILGKDGGFVFNSIHNVQANVPFENVLAMLKGIEVFNGVGVGALK is encoded by the coding sequence ATGAATTCAAAAGAACGAGTAATACAAAGTTTAAATCATAAACAATCGGATAAAGTAGCAGTTGATTTTGGATCGACTCCTGTATCCGGGATACATGTAAAAATTGTTGAACAATTGCGCAATCACTTTGGACTTGAAAAAAGACCTGTAAAGGTAGTGGAGCCCTATCAAATGCTTGGAGAGGTAGATAATGAACTGCGTGAGGCCATGGGTGTTGATGTTATAGGTTTAGATCCGCGCAATACAATATTTGGATTTGAAAATAAAAACTGGAAAGAGATCGAGACTTTTTGGGGGCAGAATCTTTTGGTTTCTGATGATTTCAAAACAATAAAGGATGATAATGGTGATTTATTAATTTACCCAAAGGGAGACACTAGTGCTCAGCCTAGTGGTAAAATGCCAAAATCGGGATACTTTTTTGATACAATTGTTCGTCAGCACCCAATAGATGAAGATAAATTAGATGTTGAAGATAATCTTGAAGAATTCGATTATTTGAGCGATGATGATTTGGCGTACTGGAAGAAAATGATCGATAAAAACAAAGACAGCGACAAAGCAATTATTGCAAATATGGGAGGTACCGCTCTTGGAGATATTGCACTGGTTCCCGCTCCGTTTTTAACCGATCCAAAGGGAATAAGAGATATTACCGAGTGGTATATGTCAACCGTAATGCGTACCGATTATTTACACGGAATCTTCGAAAAACAGACAGAAATAGCTATCAAAAACATGGAGAAATTCTATGGTGTTGTTGGAAATAATATTGATGCCCTGTTTATTTGCGGAACCGACTTCGGAACACAGGATTCATCGTTCTGTGCACCTGAACAATACGATGAATTATGGCACCCTTATTACAAAAGGATTAACGATTGGATTCACCAAAATACAACATGGAAATCTTTTAAACATTCATGTGGTGCAGTCGAGAATTTTATGCCTCATTTTATAGAGTCAGGATTTGATATAATCAATCCTGTGCAGATTAGTGCAGCAGGGATGGAACCAAATCACCTGAAGAAGGAATATGGAAAAGATCTTGTTTTTTGGGGAGGTGGTGTTGATACACAAAATGTATTGCCGTTTGGTACACCTAATGAAGTGGAACAACAAGTGGTAAAACAATGTGAAATACTAGGTAAAGATGGAGGTTTTGTATTCAACTCAATACATAATGTTCAGGCAAATGTGCCTTTTGAGAATGTATTAGCAATGTTAAAAGGAATAGAAGTCTTCAACGGAGTGGGTGTTGGAGCATTAAAATGA
- a CDS encoding AraC family transcriptional regulator — protein sequence MKILFQHLESSEDETFLTYHLKKKYYDVPLHYHPEIEIMYVIKGQGMRIVGNSIQNFKENDLVIVGSGVSHVWKSDKSYHLDNDLETEYIVLFINEELVNKSLYTLPEFISIRNMLLNSDKGISFDKEKSKKLKDSFIEIAQSTGINKLHKTTKLLSKLSEIKEIKYLSERNLAENDNNNDSDRLNKCIDYITDNFQNKIELKKVADLASLTPNSFCRYFKIRTTKTFSQYVSELRTSKACNLLIETDSTIENIAFECGFNTMPNFYKQFKNKFHILPKEYREKYRVE from the coding sequence ATGAAAATATTATTTCAGCATCTCGAATCATCGGAAGATGAAACTTTTTTAACATATCACCTAAAAAAGAAATATTACGATGTGCCCTTACATTATCATCCGGAAATAGAAATAATGTATGTAATAAAAGGCCAAGGCATGAGAATAGTTGGCAACAGTATCCAAAACTTTAAAGAAAACGACCTTGTTATAGTAGGTTCCGGAGTATCACATGTATGGAAAAGTGATAAATCATATCATTTAGACAATGATTTGGAAACTGAATATATTGTTCTGTTTATTAATGAAGAACTTGTAAACAAATCATTATATACCCTACCCGAATTCATTTCAATAAGGAATATGCTACTCAATTCTGATAAAGGAATTTCATTTGATAAAGAAAAATCTAAAAAACTAAAAGATTCTTTCATAGAAATAGCACAAAGTACCGGAATAAACAAACTGCACAAAACAACAAAGCTATTATCTAAACTTTCTGAAATAAAAGAAATCAAATATTTATCAGAAAGAAATCTGGCAGAAAACGATAATAACAACGACTCTGACCGTTTAAACAAATGTATAGACTACATTACTGATAATTTTCAAAATAAGATAGAACTAAAAAAGGTTGCAGATCTTGCAAGTCTTACACCTAATTCGTTTTGCAGATACTTTAAAATTAGAACTACCAAAACCTTTTCGCAATATGTATCAGAATTAAGGACAAGCAAAGCATGCAATCTACTGATAGAAACTGATTCTACAATCGAAAATATTGCTTTCGAATGTGGATTTAACACAATGCCAAACTTTTATAAGCAGTTTAAAAATAAGTTCCATATTTTACCGAAAGAATATAGAGAAAAGTACAGGGTAGAATAA
- a CDS encoding T9SS type A sorting domain-containing protein, whose protein sequence is MEGKEYNPLSVDENIQFASIKKESAVNIYTKYKNIVISSEKSLNGATVFVYDLNGRLLKTKTINSQSKDVEIETGLPKGVYAVRLISVFSKASKMVIIKGD, encoded by the coding sequence ATGGAAGGAAAAGAATACAATCCACTTTCTGTCGATGAAAATATTCAATTTGCTTCGATCAAAAAAGAGAGTGCAGTTAATATTTATACAAAATATAAAAATATTGTTATTAGTTCTGAGAAATCTCTAAACGGTGCTACTGTATTTGTTTACGACCTCAATGGGCGATTACTTAAAACTAAAACAATCAATAGTCAGAGTAAAGATGTAGAGATAGAAACAGGCTTACCTAAAGGAGTATATGCTGTCAGGTTAATTTCTGTATTCTCTAAAGCATCGAAAATGGTAATTATAAAGGGAGACTAA